The Zingiber officinale cultivar Zhangliang chromosome 9A, Zo_v1.1, whole genome shotgun sequence genome window below encodes:
- the LOC122021935 gene encoding ferredoxin-thioredoxin reductase, variable chain-like, whose amino-acid sequence MPTPATAAAAALSPSLFLQSLSSAATIAPLSRPSLFRPCPTATILPFRARLRVTCQTVLSADVSSSAEIEEEEQLAAAKIGKRVRVIVPLKVYHVQKAPGLDLNGLEGVIKQYVGVWKGKRISANLPFKIEFQIEVEGQPRPVKFISHLKEDEFEYVD is encoded by the coding sequence ATGCCGACGCCGGCGACCGCCGCAGCCGCTGCCCTCTCCCCGTCGCTCTTCCTCCAGTCCCTCTCCTCCGCCGCTACAATCGCCCCTCTTTCTCGCCCCTCTTTGTTCCGCCCCTGCCCCACCGCGACCATCCTCCCTTTTAGGGCTAGACTCCGTGTCACGTGCCAGACCGTCCTCTCCGCTGACGTCTCTTCTTCTGCCGAAATAGAGGAAGAGGAGCAGCTGGCGGCGGCTAAGATCGGGAAAAGGGTTCGCGTCATCGTGCCGCTGAAGGTTTACCACGTGCAGAAGGCTCCGGGCCTGGATCTCAACGGCCTGGAAGGGGTGATCAAGCAGTATGTCGGGGTTTGGAAAGGGAAAAGGATCTCCGCCAATCTCCCATTCAAGATTGAGTTCCAAATCGAGGTCGAAGGGCAACCCCGCCCGGTCAAGTTCATCTCTCATCTCAAGGAGGATGAGTTCGAGTACGTGGATTGA